A region from the Dehalococcoides mccartyi CG5 genome encodes:
- a CDS encoding DUF6485 family protein: MNCATELNKINCNCTYEPCERKGKCCRCISYHLAMDGLPACAFPDNVEKTYDRSFKCFARMVSKES; this comes from the coding sequence ATGAACTGTGCAACCGAACTTAATAAAATAAACTGCAACTGTACCTATGAACCCTGTGAAAGGAAAGGCAAGTGTTGCCGTTGCATATCCTATCATCTGGCTATGGACGGGCTTCCGGCCTGTGCTTTTCCGGATAATGTTGAAAAAACATATGACCGTTCTTTTAAATGCTTCGCCCGAATGGTCAGCAAGGAAAGCTGA
- a CDS encoding methionine synthase translates to MTKTDFYFLPTMIGSMPHTDPKAAVDIITHYLRDIPVWPQLPRRSYLEGMSAQFSQGLPGVNINQDKMWIEPNSGFEGELESLYQAYLDNDFNKFPIGVEYAAGLYELASRSNLSPKLVKGHITGPLTYCMSIKDPSGKDILYDEVLSDAATKLLKLKASWQEHFLKKICRNTIIFVDEPAMSAYGSAYLPLSREQVTGMFEEVFSGISGLKGVHCCGNTDWSILMDTSVDIINFDTYSYADSLAIYTDALQAFIKRGGAVAWGIVPTDEKALKEETAASLKDRLEAAMSHFDSKGLPFAELARHSLITPACGLGLKSLDAAERAPELLAELSALLRRKHGTV, encoded by the coding sequence ATGACTAAGACCGATTTTTATTTTCTGCCTACCATGATAGGTAGTATGCCCCATACAGACCCGAAGGCAGCGGTGGATATTATTACCCATTACCTTCGGGACATACCTGTCTGGCCGCAGTTGCCACGAAGAAGCTATCTGGAAGGCATGTCCGCCCAGTTCAGCCAGGGATTGCCGGGGGTAAATATCAATCAGGACAAGATGTGGATTGAACCAAATTCTGGTTTTGAGGGTGAACTTGAAAGCCTTTATCAGGCTTATCTGGATAATGATTTTAATAAATTCCCCATCGGGGTGGAATATGCCGCCGGTCTTTATGAACTGGCATCCCGCAGCAACCTCTCCCCCAAGCTGGTTAAAGGGCATATTACCGGACCGCTGACATACTGCATGTCTATCAAAGACCCTTCGGGCAAGGATATCCTGTATGACGAAGTGCTTTCGGACGCGGCAACCAAACTCCTTAAGCTGAAAGCGTCCTGGCAGGAACATTTCCTTAAAAAAATCTGCCGTAACACCATTATCTTTGTTGACGAACCTGCCATGAGCGCCTACGGGTCAGCTTACCTGCCTCTTTCCCGTGAACAGGTGACCGGCATGTTTGAAGAAGTCTTTTCAGGCATATCCGGCCTGAAAGGGGTGCACTGCTGCGGCAATACGGACTGGTCTATCCTGATGGATACCAGCGTGGATATTATAAACTTTGACACCTATTCCTATGCAGATTCGCTGGCTATATATACTGATGCACTCCAAGCTTTTATCAAAAGGGGCGGGGCGGTTGCTTGGGGGATTGTACCCACAGACGAAAAAGCCCTGAAGGAAGAAACTGCCGCCAGCCTGAAGGACCGTTTGGAAGCGGCCATGTCCCACTTTGACAGCAAAGGCCTGCCCTTTGCTGAGCTTGCCCGCCACTCACTTATCACCCCGGCCTGCGGTCTGGGTTTAAAGAGTCTGGATGCGGCTGAACGGGCTCCCGAACTGCTCGCTGAACTTTCCGCCCTGCTTAGAAGGAAACACGGAACAGTATGA
- the mtnP gene encoding S-methyl-5'-thioadenosine phosphorylase, which produces MTHYAKIGVIGGTGLYDIEGLTDIREHTLDTPFGKPSDIIVTGNLNGVGVAFLPRHGRGHRILPSEIPSRANIYALKSLGVEHIIAVNSVGSFKKEVKPGHLLIPDQLIDRTSQRTNTFFGKGIVAHIAFSQPFCPNLRKLLFECAKEAGANVHNGGTYVVMEGPAFSTQAESRLHKSWGADVIGMTALPEAKLAREAEICYAIIACATDYDAWHEEEEAVTVDKVIATLRGNINLSKEIIKLAIGRISSTRNCECSTALSHAIMTSPEAVPNTRKHELALIIDKYMPAVSEND; this is translated from the coding sequence ATGACACACTACGCTAAAATAGGGGTTATCGGGGGAACAGGGCTGTATGATATTGAGGGGCTGACCGATATTCGTGAACATACCCTGGATACTCCATTCGGCAAGCCCTCAGATATTATCGTTACCGGAAACTTAAACGGGGTTGGGGTGGCTTTCCTGCCCAGACACGGGCGGGGACACCGCATACTCCCGTCTGAAATCCCCTCCCGCGCCAATATATATGCCCTGAAAAGCTTGGGGGTGGAACACATTATAGCTGTAAACTCGGTTGGCAGTTTCAAAAAAGAGGTTAAGCCGGGACACCTTCTGATACCTGACCAGCTGATAGACCGCACCAGCCAGCGTACCAATACCTTCTTCGGCAAGGGTATTGTAGCCCACATAGCTTTCTCCCAGCCCTTTTGCCCCAATCTGCGTAAACTGCTGTTTGAGTGTGCCAAGGAGGCGGGTGCAAATGTGCATAACGGCGGCACTTATGTGGTTATGGAAGGGCCTGCCTTTTCTACTCAAGCTGAAAGCCGTCTCCACAAAAGCTGGGGGGCAGATGTTATCGGCATGACTGCTCTGCCTGAAGCTAAACTGGCAAGAGAGGCCGAAATCTGTTACGCTATTATCGCCTGTGCCACAGATTACGATGCATGGCACGAGGAAGAAGAAGCCGTAACGGTAGATAAAGTAATAGCCACCCTGCGCGGCAATATAAACCTTTCAAAAGAGATAATAAAACTGGCCATAGGGCGAATTTCTTCAACCAGAAACTGCGAATGCAGTACCGCCCTCTCCCATGCTATCATGACTTCCCCGGAGGCAGTGCCAAATACCCGTAAACACGAGTTAGCTTTAATAATTGATAAATACATGCCTGCAGTGAGTGAGAATGACTAA
- the mtnA gene encoding S-methyl-5-thioribose-1-phosphate isomerase, with amino-acid sequence MKAIEWRNNRLIILDQTLLPLEEKYLELNDYHAVAEAIKTLRIRGAPSIGVAAAYGIALGALSIETRYCSEFLPLYQQISAEIASTRPTAKNLFMAVERMDHVVASGTDVLQVKISLVDEALKIHREEEEASRKISTFGADLIQPGWTVLTHCNAGPLATAGYGTALGVIIAAHQQNKGISAFATETRPLLQGARLTALELKEAGVPFKLITDSMAGHFMKKGVINAVVVGADRIARNGDTANKIGTYSLAVLALAHGIPFYVAAPSSTFDKSIESGNDIVIEERKPEEITYLRGQRIAPENIDVANPAFDVTPANLIAAFITENGIIRRGE; translated from the coding sequence ATGAAAGCAATTGAATGGCGGAATAACCGCCTGATAATACTTGACCAAACCCTGTTGCCGCTGGAAGAAAAATATCTTGAACTAAATGATTACCATGCCGTTGCCGAGGCTATCAAGACCCTGCGGATAAGGGGAGCACCGTCTATAGGTGTGGCGGCGGCTTATGGTATAGCTTTGGGGGCACTGAGTATAGAAACACGCTATTGCAGTGAGTTCCTGCCCCTTTACCAGCAGATATCAGCCGAGATTGCCTCCACCCGCCCCACCGCCAAAAACCTGTTCATGGCAGTGGAACGCATGGACCATGTGGTAGCTTCGGGTACAGACGTTTTACAGGTAAAAATATCTCTGGTAGACGAAGCGCTAAAAATCCACCGGGAGGAAGAAGAAGCCAGCCGCAAAATATCCACTTTCGGTGCAGACCTGATACAACCGGGCTGGACGGTACTTACCCACTGCAACGCAGGCCCGCTGGCCACAGCGGGTTACGGCACAGCTCTGGGGGTGATTATAGCCGCACATCAGCAGAACAAGGGTATATCTGCCTTCGCTACCGAAACCCGCCCCCTTCTGCAAGGGGCACGCCTGACAGCATTGGAACTGAAAGAAGCCGGCGTACCATTCAAGCTGATTACCGACAGCATGGCCGGGCACTTTATGAAAAAAGGGGTAATCAATGCGGTGGTAGTGGGAGCTGACCGCATTGCCCGAAACGGAGACACCGCCAACAAGATAGGCACTTACTCTCTGGCAGTGCTGGCACTGGCTCACGGCATACCCTTTTACGTAGCTGCACCCAGTTCCACCTTTGATAAATCCATTGAATCAGGCAATGATATAGTTATAGAAGAACGCAAACCTGAAGAGATAACCTACCTAAGGGGGCAACGCATAGCCCCGGAAAATATAGACGTAGCCAACCCCGCCTTTGACGTAACCCCTGCCAATCTTATAGCCGCCTTTATAACCGAAAACGGGATAATACGGCGGGGTGAGTAA
- a CDS encoding ABC transporter permease, whose translation MRFWELGIRALKETYRDPMALGFLLGFPLMFMLLFGFAFSGGGSASYQIGVVDNDQTPLSSAFADEALSEVPSYEIIYINTPEEALTQLKQSDIRAYIIIPAGFGQEVSKLWAGTGGNIYLDVTYDESDIQAASEILSQLNVVTRAFAKIEIPLNVNAQPVNIENKITNIDFISPGIIVFGLLILIPTSARIIVRDKEKGFMSRMLTTPSRPVDFILGYSLSMTLICIIQIIFFMLLGYLFGMDIMGNIALAFLIFFLTGLSSIGIGMVIAGFSKSENQSESISWFFSMPLAIVSGTWFSIQFMPDILKGLGYAFPYSHAIEASRLVILRGADFSAVSGEVGILAIWTVAVFALGTIIFGRTMRS comes from the coding sequence ATGAGATTCTGGGAGTTAGGTATCCGCGCCCTCAAGGAAACATATCGTGATCCCATGGCGCTGGGTTTTCTGCTGGGTTTCCCCCTTATGTTTATGCTTCTTTTCGGTTTTGCTTTCTCCGGTGGAGGCAGTGCCAGTTACCAGATTGGGGTAGTAGATAATGACCAGACCCCGCTTTCCAGTGCATTTGCAGATGAGGCCCTCTCCGAAGTACCCAGCTATGAAATTATTTATATAAACACCCCTGAAGAGGCTCTGACCCAGCTTAAACAGTCTGACATACGGGCATACATCATAATCCCGGCCGGGTTCGGACAGGAAGTAAGCAAGCTCTGGGCAGGAACAGGCGGTAACATATATCTTGATGTAACCTATGACGAAAGTGATATTCAGGCTGCAAGTGAAATACTCTCACAGCTAAACGTGGTTACCCGCGCCTTTGCTAAAATAGAAATACCCCTGAACGTAAATGCCCAGCCGGTAAATATTGAAAACAAGATAACCAACATAGATTTTATCTCACCCGGTATTATCGTATTCGGGCTGCTTATACTCATACCCACCTCTGCCAGAATAATAGTACGGGATAAAGAAAAAGGTTTTATGTCAAGGATGCTGACTACCCCCAGCCGCCCTGTGGATTTCATACTGGGATATTCGCTTAGCATGACCCTTATCTGTATAATCCAAATTATATTTTTCATGTTGCTGGGTTACCTGTTCGGCATGGATATAATGGGTAATATAGCTTTGGCTTTCCTGATATTCTTCCTGACAGGATTATCCAGCATAGGCATAGGCATGGTAATTGCCGGATTTTCCAAAAGCGAAAACCAGTCAGAATCTATCAGCTGGTTTTTCTCCATGCCTCTTGCCATAGTATCCGGCACCTGGTTTTCTATCCAGTTTATGCCTGATATACTCAAAGGACTGGGCTATGCCTTCCCTTACTCCCATGCCATTGAGGCGTCACGTCTGGTAATATTACGCGGGGCAGATTTTTCAGCCGTAAGCGGCGAAGTGGGTATACTGGCTATCTGGACAGTAGCTGTTTTCGCCCTGGGGACAATAATATTCGGAAGGACTATGCGCAGTTAA
- a CDS encoding daunorubicin resistance protein DrrA family ABC transporter ATP-binding protein has product MAATSKAQPDIPAIETLDLSRSYGQLLAVDKLNLNIRKGELFALLGPNGAGKSTTINMLCCLLKPTSGTARVMGFDINTQGYQVKSIIGSSPQETAISDHLTPVENLGLFGKLNHIDPAKLKEWIPRFLEIMGLEDRAKSQVHTFSGGMKRRLSIMMALIHNPDVVFLDEPTLGLDPQVRHAMWEYIESLKGKKTILLTTHYMEEADHLADRIGIMDQGRIVALGTPVELKQSLIKEPTMRVQAFNISQRMVADLKNFYPKVEFSGGTLSISAEHLEFNEIVNRLQNAGATIRSAQIKDPSLEDVYLKLTGKELRE; this is encoded by the coding sequence ATGGCCGCCACTTCAAAAGCACAGCCGGATATACCGGCTATTGAAACTCTGGATTTAAGCCGTTCCTACGGGCAGCTTCTGGCGGTGGACAAACTCAACCTGAACATCCGCAAGGGTGAACTGTTTGCCCTGCTGGGACCAAACGGAGCAGGCAAAAGCACCACCATCAATATGCTTTGCTGTTTGTTAAAACCCACCAGCGGAACAGCCCGGGTAATGGGTTTTGATATAAACACCCAAGGCTACCAAGTCAAATCTATTATCGGCAGTTCCCCACAGGAAACCGCCATTTCAGACCACCTGACCCCGGTAGAAAATCTGGGACTCTTCGGCAAACTGAACCATATAGACCCTGCAAAACTCAAGGAATGGATACCCCGCTTTCTGGAAATAATGGGGCTGGAAGACAGGGCTAAAAGTCAGGTACACACCTTTTCCGGAGGTATGAAGCGCCGCCTAAGCATAATGATGGCACTTATCCATAACCCGGATGTAGTCTTTCTGGACGAACCCACTTTGGGCTTGGATCCGCAGGTACGCCACGCCATGTGGGAATATATAGAATCCTTAAAAGGGAAGAAGACCATACTCCTTACCACCCACTACATGGAAGAAGCAGACCACCTGGCAGACCGTATAGGCATTATGGATCAAGGCAGGATAGTTGCTTTGGGCACACCGGTAGAACTGAAACAAAGCCTGATAAAAGAACCCACCATGAGGGTACAGGCATTTAATATCTCCCAAAGAATGGTGGCTGATTTGAAGAATTTCTACCCCAAAGTGGAGTTTTCAGGCGGCACTCTTTCCATTTCGGCAGAGCATCTGGAATTTAACGAGATAGTAAACCGCCTGCAAAATGCCGGGGCGACAATTCGCTCCGCCCAGATAAAAGACCCCAGCCTTGAAGATGTTTACCTGAAACTGACCGGAAAGGAGCTACGGGAATGA
- a CDS encoding FAS1-like dehydratase domain-containing protein, with translation MPNIKYTLEDLRVNPGLKLPPFNLVIERGLVDRFCRATGDDGANWQNEAPPVLALTLGFGQMLEVISADDITVLHGSSELESLKPLEVGQEVTVETSLLSLRERPGKMGLSSFLNFEMQVTNKQGELLARVCQLAIVYSA, from the coding sequence ATGCCGAATATCAAATATACTCTGGAAGATTTACGGGTTAATCCCGGTTTAAAATTGCCGCCTTTCAATTTGGTTATTGAACGGGGTCTGGTAGACCGTTTTTGCAGGGCTACCGGTGATGACGGGGCGAACTGGCAGAATGAGGCTCCGCCTGTACTGGCACTTACTTTGGGTTTCGGGCAGATGCTGGAAGTTATTTCGGCAGATGATATTACCGTCCTTCACGGCTCAAGTGAACTGGAAAGCCTGAAACCGCTTGAAGTGGGACAGGAGGTAACGGTGGAGACCAGCCTTTTAAGCTTGAGGGAACGGCCGGGTAAAATGGGACTGTCGTCATTTCTTAATTTTGAAATGCAGGTAACAAATAAACAGGGAGAGCTGCTGGCCAGAGTTTGCCAGCTGGCTATAGTTTATTCAGCATGA
- a CDS encoding MaoC family dehydratase → MTSVFENITEGQEIACQTLILSSRDLVVWAGASGDYNPIHYDKDLALKKGLPGVVVPGQLAGAMLGKLASGFARPSGRLAKLSLSYKKMMPLGESLVLKGIVSSKTDTPESKTLGLKLWAEDTAGDKTVTASAVIVY, encoded by the coding sequence ATGACCAGTGTTTTTGAAAATATAACCGAAGGGCAGGAGATAGCCTGCCAAACGCTTATTTTAAGTAGCCGTGATCTGGTTGTCTGGGCAGGGGCTTCAGGGGACTATAATCCCATTCATTATGATAAAGATCTGGCTCTGAAAAAAGGCTTACCGGGAGTGGTAGTACCGGGGCAGTTGGCGGGGGCTATGCTTGGCAAATTGGCATCTGGTTTTGCCCGTCCCTCAGGCAGGCTTGCCAAACTGTCGCTCAGCTATAAAAAGATGATGCCACTGGGTGAAAGTCTTGTTCTTAAGGGCATAGTATCTTCAAAGACAGATACCCCGGAAAGTAAAACCCTAGGCCTGAAGCTCTGGGCGGAAGATACGGCGGGAGATAAAACTGTTACGGCATCAGCTGTTATAGTTTATTAG
- a CDS encoding GNAT family N-acetyltransferase: protein MIHTQGKLTRLRDKRLEDASLDYAWQTDPELSHLDAAEPLTISFRTFLGEYIFVLENSLSLRVQFGIETLRGEYIGYCACYNLDIAASEAEVGIMIGQKEYWGKGYGNDALGLMIDYVFEKTSLKRLHLKTLQSNIRAQQSFRKCGFKPCGEKESGLHRFMLMGLSKADWLKHKSLQAEDCPANKL, encoded by the coding sequence GTGATACACACTCAGGGAAAGCTGACCCGGCTGAGAGACAAGCGTCTGGAAGATGCTTCGCTTGATTATGCATGGCAAACTGACCCTGAGTTAAGCCATCTTGATGCGGCTGAACCCCTGACTATATCCTTCAGAACATTTCTGGGCGAATATATATTCGTACTGGAAAATTCCTTATCCCTGCGGGTGCAATTCGGCATTGAAACCCTTCGGGGGGAATACATCGGCTACTGTGCCTGCTACAATCTGGACATAGCCGCCAGTGAAGCCGAAGTGGGCATAATGATTGGGCAAAAGGAATACTGGGGCAAGGGTTATGGCAATGACGCTCTGGGGTTGATGATTGACTATGTGTTTGAAAAAACCAGCCTGAAAAGGCTTCACCTGAAGACTCTCCAGAGCAATATCCGCGCCCAGCAATCATTTAGAAAATGCGGTTTTAAGCCTTGTGGAGAAAAGGAATCGGGCCTGCACCGGTTTATGCTGATGGGACTTTCAAAGGCAGACTGGCTGAAACACAAATCACTTCAGGCTGAAGATTGCCCAGCTAATAAACTATAA
- a CDS encoding HEAT repeat domain-containing protein produces the protein MSQENPEISELFERLADENTSLKHTDLALLSDLNNQEIAAFKDFWTGMSPERRLDIVSRLGELAEDDVSLDFDSIFVRTMHDPNPEVRAKSVDGLWECNRPSLVDHLLSLSSEDPSMEVRIAATAALGRYSMMGEFGQLPEKTSQLLQTSLLAIFKNTNLPVELRRRALESVSPFGQPQVITAISQAHNSPEHLLRVGAVYAMGQNASDQWESVITSELNNDNNDLRYEAAVAAGELCLERFIPKLVSMIEDPDMEVQLASIQALAKIGGQDAKKGLTENLESTSSQAIREMITTALTDIEADESAAGMPAISPEE, from the coding sequence ATGAGCCAAGAAAACCCGGAAATAAGCGAACTCTTTGAGAGACTGGCAGATGAAAACACTAGCCTGAAACATACTGACTTAGCCCTGCTATCTGACCTCAATAACCAGGAGATAGCCGCTTTCAAGGATTTCTGGACAGGTATGAGCCCCGAAAGACGGCTGGATATAGTCAGCCGGCTGGGTGAACTGGCCGAAGATGATGTTTCTCTGGATTTTGACAGTATTTTTGTCAGAACCATGCATGACCCGAACCCTGAGGTACGGGCTAAATCCGTTGACGGTCTTTGGGAATGTAACCGCCCGTCTCTGGTTGACCATTTGTTGTCTTTATCAAGCGAAGACCCTTCTATGGAGGTTCGCATAGCCGCCACTGCCGCTCTGGGGCGTTACAGTATGATGGGTGAATTCGGACAGCTCCCCGAAAAAACCAGCCAGTTGCTCCAAACCAGTTTGCTGGCAATTTTCAAAAATACCAATCTGCCGGTGGAACTAAGACGCAGAGCACTGGAATCAGTGTCGCCTTTCGGTCAGCCGCAGGTAATCACAGCTATTTCCCAAGCCCACAACAGCCCTGAACACCTACTCAGAGTAGGTGCTGTCTATGCCATGGGACAAAACGCCAGTGACCAATGGGAGTCTGTAATCACATCTGAACTGAACAATGATAATAACGACCTCCGTTATGAAGCGGCAGTAGCCGCCGGAGAACTCTGCTTGGAACGTTTCATACCTAAATTGGTCTCCATGATTGAAGACCCTGATATGGAAGTCCAGCTGGCATCAATACAGGCGCTGGCTAAGATTGGCGGCCAGGACGCCAAAAAAGGGCTGACAGAAAATCTGGAAAGCACCTCCAGCCAGGCTATCCGGGAAATGATAACTACCGCACTGACAGATATAGAGGCAGACGAATCTGCTGCCGGTATGCCTGCCATTTCACCTGAAGAGTAA
- a CDS encoding PAC2 family protein: MDKKYKLNSRPKLKSPCLLAAWPGISNVALIVATYLVRKLEFKELAEIDSPSFFDPIGVLVKDGVVEEPQFPQNRFYYLKNKQDNDIILFIGEDQPSTKSYELANLILDVGQRFGVKRIYTFAAALTRIHHSEQPRAWAVGTNTQVANELIERGLSGSGNLQISGLNGLLLGVAKERNMDGVCLLGEVPSYASRLQNPMAALVIVQILSKLLQLGVDVTELEQIASEAKQHVSQIAAEAMEDYIDYFTEPIWESGEEDDDDDLDTDDDDNEEASNN, from the coding sequence ATGGACAAAAAATACAAGCTAAATTCCAGACCGAAACTCAAGTCTCCCTGCCTGCTGGCCGCTTGGCCGGGCATCAGCAATGTCGCCCTGATTGTGGCGACATACCTGGTACGTAAACTGGAGTTTAAAGAACTGGCCGAAATAGATTCTCCCAGCTTCTTTGACCCGATAGGTGTGCTGGTAAAGGACGGGGTGGTTGAAGAACCTCAATTCCCCCAAAATCGTTTTTATTACCTGAAAAATAAACAGGATAACGACATTATCCTCTTCATAGGCGAAGACCAACCTTCTACCAAAAGTTACGAACTGGCTAACTTGATTCTGGACGTAGGCCAGCGTTTCGGTGTTAAAAGGATTTATACATTTGCCGCCGCCCTGACCCGTATTCACCACAGCGAACAACCCCGGGCATGGGCAGTGGGCACCAACACTCAGGTAGCCAATGAATTGATAGAACGGGGATTGAGCGGAAGCGGCAATCTCCAGATTTCCGGCCTTAACGGCCTGCTGCTGGGTGTAGCCAAAGAACGCAATATGGACGGGGTGTGTCTGCTGGGGGAAGTACCCAGCTATGCTTCCCGCCTGCAAAATCCCATGGCAGCTTTGGTAATCGTTCAAATTTTGTCCAAATTACTCCAACTGGGGGTTGATGTTACCGAACTGGAACAGATAGCCTCTGAGGCCAAGCAGCATGTATCCCAGATTGCAGCCGAAGCTATGGAGGATTACATAGACTATTTCACCGAACCTATCTGGGAAAGCGGTGAAGAAGATGACGATGATGACCTTGATACTGATGATGATGACAACGAGGAAGCGAGTAACAACTGA
- a CDS encoding TldD/PmbA family protein, whose protein sequence is MLEKILEQAKKVAEQAECFMVESESTPIHFESNQLKNIESKQSLSLALRIVKDGKIGYAASSNPADWPRLVNMALETAAYGQTAHFQFPASQTYPEVKIFDPEVETVSLEEMVNLGKEMVAGLLDINSELICSSSLTKSTRKVSLLNTSGADISFKKSLFSMGLEGTLVRGTDMLFVGDGFSSCRPIRSSLEVVNLVSKQLKRARQNVPLQSREMPVIFTPHGVASTIIPALSAALNGKLVQEKASPLAGKLGEQMFDPAFNLVDDPTQSFSPNSRPFDDEGTASQITPMVENGVIKNFIYDLRTAALAKAKSTGNAERHGGQPAPGFSALMIKPGTLSFEEMVSDIKEGLVVEFMMGAEQGNVLGGDFSGNVLLGYKIENGQITGRVKDTMLSGNIYSALKTINAIGSDGRWLDGELFTPSMYFPNLSVAAK, encoded by the coding sequence ATGCTTGAAAAAATACTTGAACAAGCCAAAAAAGTGGCCGAACAGGCCGAATGTTTTATGGTGGAATCTGAATCCACCCCAATCCATTTTGAATCCAATCAGCTAAAAAATATTGAATCTAAACAAAGCCTTAGCCTGGCTTTGCGTATTGTTAAAGACGGCAAGATTGGCTATGCCGCCAGCTCCAACCCAGCAGATTGGCCGAGGCTGGTGAATATGGCACTTGAAACCGCCGCTTACGGCCAGACAGCCCATTTCCAATTTCCTGCCTCTCAAACCTACCCGGAGGTTAAAATATTTGACCCTGAGGTAGAAACCGTAAGTCTGGAAGAGATGGTAAATCTGGGCAAAGAAATGGTAGCCGGATTGCTTGATATAAACAGTGAACTTATCTGTAGCTCCAGCCTGACCAAAAGCACCCGAAAAGTAAGCCTGCTAAATACCAGCGGGGCAGATATCAGTTTTAAAAAGAGTCTCTTTTCCATGGGGTTGGAGGGCACGCTGGTACGCGGTACGGATATGCTTTTTGTAGGTGACGGGTTTAGCTCCTGCCGCCCTATCCGCTCCAGCCTGGAAGTGGTAAATCTGGTCAGCAAACAGCTAAAGCGCGCCCGACAAAATGTACCTCTTCAAAGCAGGGAGATGCCGGTTATTTTTACTCCCCACGGGGTTGCCAGCACCATTATCCCTGCCCTGTCCGCCGCACTTAACGGCAAACTGGTACAGGAAAAAGCTTCACCGCTGGCCGGAAAACTGGGTGAGCAGATGTTTGACCCTGCCTTTAATCTGGTTGATGACCCTACCCAGAGCTTCAGCCCGAACTCACGCCCCTTTGACGACGAGGGCACAGCCAGCCAAATTACACCCATGGTGGAAAACGGGGTTATTAAAAACTTTATTTATGACCTCCGCACTGCCGCTTTAGCCAAAGCCAAAAGTACCGGCAATGCCGAAAGACATGGCGGACAGCCGGCTCCCGGTTTCAGCGCCCTGATGATAAAGCCCGGCACACTTTCATTTGAAGAAATGGTTTCAGATATTAAAGAGGGTTTGGTAGTAGAATTTATGATGGGAGCGGAACAAGGAAATGTGCTGGGTGGTGATTTCTCCGGAAACGTACTGCTGGGTTATAAAATAGAAAATGGACAGATTACCGGGCGGGTAAAAGACACCATGCTCTCCGGGAATATATATAGTGCACTTAAAACTATAAATGCCATCGGCAGTGACGGACGCTGGCTGGACGGTGAACTTTTCACCCCATCCATGTATTTCCCGAACCTGTCCGTAGCTGCCAAATAA